A part of Thermocrinis albus DSM 14484 genomic DNA contains:
- the crcB gene encoding fluoride efflux transporter CrcB, translated as MGIVIAVLVGGAVGSLMRYVVAKTFQEWAGIEFPVGTLVVNLVGSFLIGLFYSWLVEGLAVPPQVRALLITGFLGGLTTFSTFSYESFYMLMNGELGKGIMYLLVTNGLGLLMVWAGYTLGRVV; from the coding sequence ATGGGAATCGTGATAGCTGTGCTGGTGGGAGGTGCTGTGGGCTCCCTCATGCGCTATGTTGTGGCAAAAACTTTTCAGGAATGGGCGGGTATAGAGTTTCCTGTAGGAACATTGGTGGTGAATCTTGTAGGATCCTTCCTTATAGGGCTCTTCTACAGTTGGCTGGTGGAAGGCCTTGCCGTTCCACCTCAGGTGAGGGCTCTTCTCATAACGGGTTTTCTGGGTGGTCTTACTACCTTTTCTACCTTCTCCTACGAATCTTTTTACATGCTCATGAACGGTGAGCTAGGTAAGGGGATAATGTACCTTTTGGTCACCAACGGTTTAGGTCTTCTGATGGTGTGGGCAGGATACACCTTGGGTAGGGTGGTGTGA
- a CDS encoding response regulator transcription factor → MKILLVEDDLDMVLSLEKLFGIKGWSTKVARNLYQAKEILSSFEIFDVCVLDLQLGRDRGEELLPILREKGVPTLILTVEDDVRTKVECLEKGAEDYLVKPFEPEELIARIGVLVRRLKRSSPSLTLSFGDLKVDMKSMELTVKGQKVRLPRKQLLILIKLMENAEKPVTYQSLMSYAWDITEAPDMFSLRTHVHNIRKILKEVGLDIVSYRGIGYMLVKDDRHKK, encoded by the coding sequence ATGAAGATTCTTCTCGTAGAAGATGATCTAGACATGGTCTTATCTTTGGAGAAACTCTTTGGTATTAAAGGATGGAGCACAAAGGTGGCCCGTAATCTTTACCAGGCAAAGGAGATACTTTCTTCTTTCGAGATCTTCGATGTATGCGTGTTGGATTTACAGTTAGGGCGTGACAGAGGGGAGGAGCTACTGCCTATTCTAAGGGAAAAGGGTGTTCCTACTTTGATACTCACTGTGGAGGACGATGTTAGAACAAAAGTGGAATGTTTAGAAAAAGGTGCAGAGGATTATCTGGTAAAACCCTTTGAACCTGAGGAACTCATAGCACGAATAGGTGTTTTGGTAAGAAGGTTAAAGAGATCTTCTCCCTCTCTCACCCTATCTTTTGGTGACCTTAAGGTGGACATGAAGAGTATGGAGTTAACGGTGAAAGGTCAAAAGGTAAGGCTACCACGGAAACAGCTCCTCATTCTGATAAAGCTTATGGAAAATGCAGAAAAACCAGTCACTTATCAGTCTCTTATGTCTTACGCTTGGGATATTACCGAGGCACCAGATATGTTCAGCCTCAGGACCCACGTTCATAATATAAGGAAGATACTGAAAGAGGTAGGTTTGGATATAGTAAGTTACAGAGGTATTGGTTATATGCTTGTAAAAGATGACAGGCACAAGAAGTAG
- a CDS encoding DUF190 domain-containing protein yields MAEEERAGGLSGRVERRTLVRIFLQEDEGYLLIKRLREKGFEGATLLKAILGYGTTGKFHYEGIEVLSYGLPAVVEVVEREERLNELIRLVKETVKSGTVTLEEVLLWES; encoded by the coding sequence ATGGCTGAGGAAGAACGTGCGGGAGGCCTCTCTGGAAGGGTAGAACGGCGCACCCTTGTGCGCATTTTTCTCCAAGAAGATGAGGGTTATCTGCTTATAAAGAGGTTAAGGGAAAAGGGCTTTGAGGGGGCTACTCTCCTCAAGGCGATTTTAGGCTATGGTACCACCGGTAAGTTTCACTATGAGGGCATAGAGGTACTTTCCTACGGCCTGCCTGCAGTGGTGGAAGTGGTGGAAAGGGAAGAGAGACTGAACGAGCTTATCCGTCTAGTGAAAGAGACTGTAAAGAGCGGTACCGTTACTTTGGAGGAAGTTCTGCTATGGGAATCGTGA
- a CDS encoding F0F1 ATP synthase subunit gamma codes for MPKLSPREIRRKIQGIRNTRRITNAMKVVSAAKLRKAQEAIYASRPYSEKLYEMISHLFTRSGISDHPLLEVREERVADVVLVTADRGLAGAFNSNVIRTAEDLLSRKVSEGVNVNLILIGRKGAQHFSKRNYNVLKAYEEVFRKEINFGVVKEVAQLLQERYVRKQTDRVYLINNEMITRASYKPVVRTFLPFEGAPTSEDDLSVYEFEVAEDVFLNKLLELYLNYQIYRALLESNAAEHFARMVAMDNATRNADELIKTWTLIFNKARQESITYELVDIVNAVEAMK; via the coding sequence ATGCCAAAGCTGTCTCCGAGGGAAATAAGGAGGAAGATACAGGGTATAAGGAACACGAGGAGAATCACCAACGCCATGAAGGTGGTCTCTGCGGCTAAACTGCGCAAAGCGCAGGAAGCTATCTACGCCTCCAGACCCTACTCGGAGAAACTTTACGAGATGATATCTCATCTCTTTACCCGTTCAGGTATATCGGATCACCCACTCCTTGAGGTTAGAGAGGAGAGAGTGGCGGATGTGGTGTTGGTAACAGCAGACAGAGGCCTAGCAGGTGCTTTTAACTCCAACGTCATAAGAACGGCCGAAGACCTTCTTTCGCGTAAGGTTTCAGAGGGGGTTAACGTTAACCTGATCCTCATAGGTAGGAAGGGTGCTCAGCACTTCTCCAAAAGGAACTATAACGTACTGAAGGCTTACGAGGAGGTTTTTCGTAAGGAGATCAACTTTGGTGTGGTCAAAGAGGTGGCTCAACTTCTGCAAGAGAGGTATGTCAGAAAACAGACAGATCGTGTTTATCTCATCAACAACGAGATGATAACGAGGGCCAGCTACAAACCTGTGGTGAGGACCTTTTTACCTTTTGAGGGTGCTCCAACTTCTGAAGACGACCTGAGTGTGTATGAGTTTGAGGTAGCTGAGGACGTTTTTCTCAACAAGTTGTTGGAACTTTACCTCAACTACCAAATTTACAGAGCTCTTCTTGAGTCCAACGCAGCGGAACACTTTGCCCGTATGGTAGCTATGGACAACGCTACCAGAAATGCCGACGAACTCATAAAAACGTGGACCCTTATCTTCAACAAGGCGAGACAAGAGTCCATAACTTACGAGCTTGTAGATATAGTTAACGCGGTGGAGGCTATGAAGTGA
- the atpD gene encoding F0F1 ATP synthase subunit beta, protein MKGRIVQVIGAVVDVEFDSKELPPVRHGLKTRRRFVDDRGNWTEDDLYFEVAQHIGEHRVRSIALGPTDGLVRGQEVEYLGGPIKVPVGRATLGRIFNVVGQPIDEAGPVNAEEYWPIFRDPPPLEEQSTKVEILETGIKVIDLLEPYVKGGKVGLFGGAGVGKTVLMQELIHNIAKFHKGFSVVIGVGERTREGNDLWKEMKESGVLPYTVMVYGQMNEPPGVRFRVAQTGITMAEYFRDVEGQDVLVFIDNIFRFVQAGSEVSTLLGRLPSAVGYQPTLNTDVGEVQERITSTKKGSLTSIQAVYVPADDITDPAPYSVFAHLDATTVLSRRLAELGIYPAIDPLESTSKYLAPEYVGEEHYNTAMEVKRILQRYKELQEIIAILGMEELSEEDKAIVNRARRIQRFLAQPFHVAEQFTGMPGKYVRLEDTIRSFKEILTGKYDHLPELAFYMVGTIEEVVEKAKAMGAKV, encoded by the coding sequence ATGAAGGGAAGGATAGTGCAGGTTATAGGTGCCGTTGTGGACGTAGAGTTTGACAGTAAGGAGCTTCCTCCAGTAAGACACGGTCTTAAAACGCGTAGGCGTTTTGTGGATGACAGGGGTAACTGGACAGAGGACGACCTTTACTTTGAGGTAGCACAACACATAGGCGAGCATAGGGTCAGAAGTATAGCACTAGGACCTACTGACGGTTTGGTGAGAGGTCAAGAGGTGGAGTATCTGGGGGGTCCCATAAAGGTTCCCGTAGGAAGAGCCACGCTAGGAAGAATCTTTAACGTGGTAGGACAACCTATAGATGAGGCGGGACCTGTTAATGCGGAAGAGTACTGGCCTATCTTTAGAGATCCCCCTCCTCTGGAAGAGCAATCCACCAAAGTGGAGATTCTGGAGACAGGTATAAAGGTGATAGACCTTCTGGAGCCTTACGTAAAGGGTGGAAAGGTAGGTCTCTTCGGTGGTGCAGGGGTTGGTAAGACGGTTCTTATGCAAGAGCTTATCCATAACATAGCTAAGTTTCATAAAGGTTTTTCTGTGGTTATCGGTGTGGGTGAAAGGACGAGGGAAGGTAACGACCTTTGGAAAGAGATGAAGGAGTCTGGTGTTCTTCCTTACACCGTCATGGTGTACGGGCAGATGAACGAGCCTCCCGGTGTTAGGTTCAGGGTGGCTCAGACAGGTATAACCATGGCTGAGTACTTCAGAGATGTGGAAGGTCAGGACGTCCTTGTGTTCATAGACAACATATTTAGGTTCGTCCAGGCTGGATCTGAGGTGTCCACCCTTTTGGGAAGACTTCCTTCCGCTGTGGGATACCAGCCTACCCTCAACACCGACGTGGGAGAAGTTCAGGAGAGGATAACCTCCACTAAGAAGGGTTCTCTCACCTCTATACAGGCTGTCTATGTTCCTGCCGACGACATAACAGACCCAGCACCCTATTCGGTCTTTGCACACCTGGATGCTACTACTGTTCTATCCAGAAGACTGGCCGAGTTGGGAATATACCCAGCCATAGACCCCCTTGAGTCCACATCCAAGTATCTGGCACCCGAGTACGTGGGAGAAGAACACTACAACACCGCCATGGAGGTTAAGAGGATCCTCCAAAGATACAAAGAGCTGCAGGAGATAATAGCCATACTGGGAATGGAAGAGCTTTCGGAAGAGGACAAAGCTATCGTCAACAGAGCAAGGAGAATACAGAGGTTCCTTGCCCAACCTTTCCACGTAGCAGAGCAGTTCACAGGTATGCCCGGTAAGTATGTGCGACTGGAAGACACCATAAGGAGCTTTAAGGAAATCCTCACCGGTAAATACGACCATCTACCGGAACTTGCCTTCTACATGGTGGGTACCATAGAGGAAGTGGTAGAAAAGGCAAAGGCTATGGGAGCCAAGGTTTGA
- a CDS encoding sensor histidine kinase, translated as MTGTRSRLILFLYNYLKFFTPVLLLAVTSVSLMYMLLKDAEEDNLINLARDIKALVESDPDILHNVFLTSKYKIFVTDYKGNLLYSSDKKIDYVEKHFQEVIRNVGNVVYMDNMVMVALPVDSEKINGYVIVVNNLSTLRNKMYLTLASLGSSAIIVSVVISLLSYWEMRKREKIYQENAQKLRNMALYLAHEVKTPLSVVLARVYSSDCFDEEGKKSISRAIRRLVKLNKNLKVLAEGSFIKPTFTFVDLKGVVEEIAHQYQSIFSDKVLHLRLDNVSIVSDYELIYTLILNLVDNAFKHSPEGSSVEVSLEDREQDVRLEILNQKREDAYTDESSYRIGRKIVEEIVNLLKLGMEVREDSTHYRVVLTFAKKV; from the coding sequence ATGACAGGCACAAGAAGTAGACTCATCCTCTTTTTATACAACTATCTTAAGTTTTTCACCCCCGTTCTTCTGTTGGCTGTAACCAGCGTATCCCTCATGTATATGCTGTTGAAGGATGCAGAAGAGGACAACCTAATCAATTTGGCACGAGACATAAAGGCCCTTGTGGAAAGTGATCCTGACATACTCCATAATGTTTTTTTAACATCAAAGTACAAAATTTTTGTAACTGATTATAAGGGAAACCTACTTTATTCCTCAGATAAAAAGATAGATTATGTGGAAAAGCACTTTCAGGAAGTAATAAGAAATGTAGGTAATGTAGTCTATATGGACAACATGGTGATGGTGGCCTTACCGGTGGATTCGGAAAAGATAAACGGATATGTGATAGTGGTGAACAATCTTTCTACTCTCAGAAACAAAATGTACTTAACCCTCGCATCTTTGGGCAGCAGTGCCATCATCGTAAGTGTTGTGATAAGTTTACTTTCCTACTGGGAGATGAGAAAGAGGGAAAAAATCTATCAGGAAAACGCTCAAAAACTTAGAAATATGGCTCTGTATCTTGCCCACGAGGTCAAAACACCTCTGAGTGTTGTGTTGGCTCGTGTATATTCCTCAGACTGCTTTGACGAAGAGGGTAAGAAGTCTATAAGTAGAGCTATAAGGAGATTGGTAAAACTCAACAAAAACCTTAAGGTACTGGCAGAAGGATCCTTTATAAAACCTACCTTTACCTTCGTAGATCTAAAGGGAGTGGTAGAAGAGATAGCTCATCAATACCAAAGTATTTTTTCCGATAAAGTGCTACACCTTAGACTGGACAATGTCAGTATAGTGAGTGACTACGAACTCATTTACACCCTTATACTCAACTTGGTGGATAACGCCTTCAAACACTCGCCTGAAGGTTCCTCTGTAGAGGTATCTCTGGAAGACAGGGAACAAGACGTTCGCCTGGAGATCCTTAACCAGAAACGGGAAGATGCCTACACAGACGAAAGCTCTTACCGTATAGGAAGAAAGATAGTGGAAGAGATAGTGAACTTGCTGAAGTTAGGTATGGAAGTACGGGAGGATTCCACCCATTACCGAGTGGTTCTGACTTTTGCCAAAAAGGTGTAA
- a CDS encoding DUF190 domain-containing protein produces the protein MYQEAVLLRIFLGENDTYRGKPLYRYIVEFCKEKGVAGATVFKGVLGYGRSSVLHGSSILRLSSDLPIVVEIIDSEEKIVQVLPHIKGMLKGGIITLEKVKVIVL, from the coding sequence ATGTATCAGGAAGCAGTCCTCCTGAGGATCTTTTTGGGAGAGAACGACACTTACCGAGGAAAGCCTCTCTACAGATATATTGTAGAGTTCTGCAAGGAAAAAGGCGTGGCGGGCGCTACGGTTTTTAAAGGAGTTTTAGGTTACGGTAGATCCTCCGTCCTCCACGGAAGTAGTATACTACGCCTGTCTTCTGATCTACCCATTGTGGTAGAGATAATAGACTCAGAAGAGAAGATAGTACAGGTTCTACCCCATATAAAGGGGATGCTGAAAGGAGGCATTATAACCCTTGAGAAGGTAAAGGTCATAGTTCTATAA
- the rph gene encoding ribonuclease PH, producing MRSDGRKPNELRKIRITRDYLKHPEGSVLVEFGDTKVVCTVSVQESVPPFLKGKGQGWITAEYSMLPRATQTRNIRESVQGRVGGRTHEIQRMIGRAMRTALDLTKVGERTFWIDCDVLQADGGTRTAAITGAFVALADAVIKLYTEGVLTTTPIKDFVAAVSVGIVDDQILLDLNFEEDSRAKVDMNVVATGSGMISEIHAMGEEHTFSREDMDKMLNLALAGIRQLVELQRSFFEVRGGLWLRKNVREASLEG from the coding sequence TTGAGGTCCGACGGAAGAAAACCCAACGAACTGCGAAAGATAAGGATAACGAGGGACTACCTGAAACATCCGGAAGGTTCCGTACTGGTAGAGTTTGGTGACACCAAGGTGGTGTGTACAGTTTCTGTTCAGGAAAGTGTCCCGCCCTTCCTCAAAGGAAAAGGGCAAGGTTGGATCACCGCCGAGTACTCCATGTTACCCCGTGCCACTCAGACCAGAAATATAAGAGAGTCTGTACAAGGAAGGGTAGGAGGAAGGACCCACGAGATCCAAAGGATGATAGGACGTGCCATGAGAACAGCCTTGGACCTCACCAAGGTAGGTGAGAGAACTTTTTGGATAGACTGTGACGTTCTGCAGGCGGATGGAGGAACGAGGACGGCTGCCATAACAGGTGCCTTTGTGGCCCTGGCGGATGCCGTTATAAAACTCTACACGGAGGGTGTTCTCACCACTACACCTATAAAGGACTTTGTAGCGGCCGTGAGTGTGGGTATAGTGGATGATCAGATCCTTCTGGACCTTAACTTTGAGGAAGACTCGCGGGCAAAGGTGGACATGAACGTGGTGGCTACAGGTTCAGGTATGATATCGGAGATACACGCTATGGGAGAGGAGCACACTTTCTCCCGTGAGGATATGGATAAGATGCTGAACTTGGCTCTGGCAGGCATACGTCAACTTGTGGAGTTACAAAGATCCTTCTTTGAAGTGAGAGGCGGCTTATGGCTGAGGAAGAACGTGCGGGAGGCCTCTCTGGAAGGGTAG
- a CDS encoding NAD(P)/FAD-dependent oxidoreductase codes for MRVVIVGNGPAAVSAIEAFRSVDTESDIIVLSDEPYPAYAPNCMENVIRGDISEEALFYKGGYGFYEKYRVDFRGGKQVVSIDNKRKVVILKGGEEISYDKCLLAAGASAFIPPIPGKELGGVTTAKNLDDAKRIREWVLSGKVRKAVIIGAGPIGVEDAETLRHMGVEVSVVEVFDRVLPRMLDRYMAEKYMKVLEEEAGIKFYLNHQVVAIHGEDGWVEAVEIQQAGSDRRKFIPADMVILSTGVRPRTYLVENTDIKLHIDEVRGRVVGGILVNQYQQTSDPDVFAAGDICSGLDAWGNHRWIALFPPAVQGGMVAGFNMAGLKVKNPGLVDYNAVKTRLVTAGSGGTFEDAESSLSFEYGNYLVKVFLKEGKVCGYQFVGLPVKKPINPRNKFLKGEIQIKGMGLEASGVLFHHFIRLRYREVTPAVIEAIRKGFLRALGLPAFEVPLFIRE; via the coding sequence ATGAGAGTGGTTATAGTGGGAAACGGACCTGCGGCCGTATCTGCCATAGAGGCCTTCAGAAGTGTGGATACTGAGTCGGACATAATAGTTCTGTCGGACGAACCTTATCCTGCCTATGCTCCCAACTGTATGGAGAACGTGATAAGGGGAGACATATCGGAGGAGGCTCTCTTTTACAAAGGAGGTTACGGTTTTTACGAGAAATACCGTGTAGACTTTAGGGGAGGAAAGCAGGTGGTAAGCATAGACAACAAAAGGAAAGTGGTTATCCTCAAGGGAGGAGAGGAGATAAGCTATGACAAATGTTTACTGGCCGCGGGGGCGTCGGCCTTTATACCTCCTATCCCAGGAAAAGAGCTGGGGGGCGTTACCACTGCTAAGAACCTTGACGATGCCAAGCGTATCAGGGAATGGGTCCTCTCGGGAAAAGTCAGAAAGGCTGTCATAATAGGTGCTGGCCCTATAGGGGTGGAGGATGCAGAGACCCTCAGGCACATGGGGGTGGAGGTCAGTGTGGTGGAGGTTTTTGATAGAGTTCTACCCCGTATGCTGGACAGGTATATGGCTGAGAAGTACATGAAAGTTCTGGAAGAGGAGGCTGGCATAAAGTTTTACCTAAATCATCAGGTGGTGGCCATACATGGTGAAGATGGATGGGTTGAGGCTGTGGAGATACAGCAGGCGGGCAGTGACAGGAGAAAGTTCATACCTGCCGATATGGTAATTCTTTCCACGGGGGTGAGGCCAAGAACTTACCTGGTGGAAAACACCGATATAAAACTCCACATAGATGAAGTGAGGGGAAGGGTTGTAGGTGGTATTTTGGTCAACCAGTATCAGCAAACCTCGGATCCCGATGTGTTTGCTGCGGGAGATATATGCTCCGGTTTGGACGCATGGGGTAATCACAGGTGGATAGCTCTCTTCCCTCCTGCCGTGCAGGGAGGGATGGTGGCCGGTTTCAACATGGCGGGTCTTAAGGTGAAAAACCCAGGTCTTGTAGACTACAACGCTGTGAAGACAAGATTGGTGACAGCTGGTAGTGGTGGTACCTTTGAGGATGCCGAAAGCTCTCTGAGTTTTGAGTACGGGAATTATCTCGTTAAAGTGTTTCTGAAAGAGGGAAAGGTGTGTGGTTATCAGTTTGTGGGACTTCCCGTTAAAAAACCCATAAACCCTCGCAACAAATTTCTAAAGGGAGAGATTCAGATAAAGGGCATGGGTCTTGAAGCTTCAGGCGTTCTCTTCCACCACTTTATAAGACTTAGATATAGAGAGGTAACACCTGCGGTGATAGAGGCTATAAGAAAGGGCTTTTTGCGGGCTCTGGGGCTTCCGGCCTTTGAGGTTCCTCTCTTCATCAGGGAGTAA